One segment of Falco peregrinus isolate bFalPer1 chromosome 4, bFalPer1.pri, whole genome shotgun sequence DNA contains the following:
- the KLHL34 gene encoding kelch-like protein 34 has translation MSYFLSYCKAHCTAVLAQYQSLRSEGFLCDILLKVKENEFPAHKSLLACSSDYFRAMFKSYTQESKASVIDLQVVSPTGFQNVLDFIYTSLLPLSFESLEDTLEAASYLQVTDAIGLCNQYLINNLALENCCFSANVARKFYLPNALAATEKYIVSNLWKLLDLDLSGLLELNFRSLLVVVQSPDLPMVKETRLLNLVLLWLKQDKTRLAHASSLLEHIRYGLIPVEELRKTYTQSEVPLSAGIKCLIIKAINYHTSVFKQPILQDKSTTLRNEKTRIVLLGGGTASEGLVTDMVAFDVYNHKWRALTQVRDRVQNHSVCVVGNFLYVLGGEVESGAPGDAKTKKILSVTNKVHRYDPRFNTWTQITGMLEKRCQFSCSVLGKDIFAIGGRGEDGSLHSSVEVYNISRDRWMKVKELPCKLHGHASAICKSTIYISGGKHSDPADTSKDVYSLSSLEGQWIKKAPMSIARFGHQMATIREAIFTFLGLYEPFSEIERYDPDQNQWTRLRPLIYDRFCYGLAVVEETALLIGGKKWQNSQEVPTQDVVGYDIDNDGWEEICKAPLPWCGLQCAVLQLSEGADEQDSDSQQKRLPDC, from the coding sequence ATGAGCTACTTCCTGTCCTACTGCAAAGCGCACTGCACCGCTGTGCTCGCCCAGTACCAGAGCCTGAGATCAGAGGGCTTTCTGTGTGATATTTTGctgaaagtgaaggaaaacgAGTTTCCTGCACACAAGTCCTTGTTGGCATGCTCCAGTGACTATTTCCGAGCCATGTTCAAAAGTTATACCCAAGAGTCTAAAGCCAGTGTAATTGATCTGCAAGTTGTCTCACCCACTGGTTTCCAGAATGTCCTGGATTTTATTTATACTTCTTTGTTGCCCCTTTCCTTTGAAAGCCTGGAAGATACCTTGGAAGCTGCAAGCTACTTGCAAGTGACTGATGCCATTGGCTTGTGCAATCAGTACTTGATTAACAACCTCGCCTTGgaaaactgctgcttctccGCCAACGTGGCCAGGAAGTTCTACCTGCCGAATGCCTTAGCAGCAACCGAAAAATACATTGTCAGTAATCTCTGGAAGCTTCTGGACTTGGATTTGTCAGGACTGCTCGAGCTGAACTTCAGGTCTTTGCTAGTGGTGGTTCAATCACCAGATCTCCCTATGGTGAAAGAAACTCGCCTGTTGAATCTcgtgctgctgtggctgaagCAGGATAAAACCAGGCTGGCTCACGCTAGCAGCCTTTTAGAGCACATAAGATACGGCCTCATCCCAGTGGAAGAGTTGAGAAAAACCTACACACAGTCAGAAGTGCCCCTCTCTGCAGGTATTAAGTGCTTGATCATTAAAGCAATAAATTACCATACATCTGTTTTCAAACAGCCTATCCTGCAAGACAAGTCCACCACGCTGAGGAATGAGAAAACTCGGATCGTTCTGCTGGGGGGAGGGACAGCAAGTGAGGGGCTCGTCACCGACATGGTGGCCTTTGACGTTTACAATCACAAATGGAGAGCTCTCACGCAGGTGCGGGACAGGGTGCAGAACCACAGCGTGTGCGTGGTGGGGAACTTCCTCTACGTCTTGGGTGGGGAGGTAGAAAGTGGTGCCCCGGGTGATGCTAAAACCAAAAAGATCTTATCAGTTACAAACAAGGTCCATCGTTATGATCCCAGATTTAACACGTGGACCCAAATCACGGGCATGCTGGAAAAGAGGTGCCAGTTTTCTTGCAGTGTCCTGGGCAAGGATATCTTTGCCATTGGTGGAAGGGGTGAGGATGGGTCGCTGCATTCGTCTGTGGAAGTCTACAACATCAGCAGGGACAGATGGATGAAGGTCAAAGAATTGCCATGCAAGCTACATGGCCATGCCAGTGCCATTTGCAAGAGTACTATATACATCTCTGGTGGCAAGCACTCAGACCCAGCCGACACAAGCAAGGATGTATATTCTCTGAGCTCACTTGAAGGGCAGTGGATAAAAAAAGCCCCCATGAGCATTGCTCGGTTTGGGCATCAGATGGCAACCATCAGAGAAGCCATATTCACCTTTTTAGGATTATATGAACCATTCTCTGAAATAGAAAGATACGACCCTGATCAGAACCAATGGACTCGTTTAAGACCACTGATCTATGATCGATTTTGCTATGGCCTGGCAGTGGTAGAGGAAACAGCTCTTCTTATTGGgggaaagaaatggcaaaactCACAGGAAGTCCCCACGCAAGACGTGGTTGGCTACGACATTGACAACGATGGCTGGGAAGAGATTTGCAAAGCCCCCTTGCCTTGGTGTGGGCTGCagtgtgcagtgctgcagctctctGAAGGGGCTGATGAGCAGGACAGCGACAGCCAGCAGAAGAGGCTGCCGGACTGCTGA